From Nymphalis io chromosome 29, ilAglIoxx1.1, whole genome shotgun sequence:
TATgcaaaggtgttttttttttaattataaggctATTAGCCATTAAattagcaaaataaaataaaatacgaatgaatcaaacatttattaatccaaataataatagagttacttacaattttaaattaagaaattacaTGATtctaacaaatttcataaattacCAAAAATCCTATTAGCAttgttcataaattattattcttttaattaaattaagcataAGATATATATCAAAAACCATTTTCACAATCATAAAttagaattgaaaaaaaaaaaataacaaaaaacttagCTTACCTACAAGTCATTGATAAAAGCAGTTATGTAAGCTCATGCAAAATTTACGAcattcatacataatatataagaagtatatattataatacataattctattttgacaagataattaaaagaaaaacattggtAGCTTGGGTAAAGGTTGAATGGTGTACAGCCTTAACGAGATAATGTCTCCCCCTAGGAATTTTGGcaccaataaatataattccatAAGTATATTATGACAAATATGACTGTCTTTTTGTGCTCTTAGGGCAGTAGAGTTGcaattattctaccaccaaacaagaATGTTTCATTAGTGACAAGCAATTTTTTAGATTATTAGGATatgacaatataaaaatgttcattTATGGCCAATGACCAATTGTCTTGCAAAGTTAATTAAAGCTGGTCCCCCTAAagcaatatttaaagttttttcttttcaatgtgacaattaaattaaaaacacttgAGCTTGTTAATACAGctcattaacatttaatttttcacCGAACATTTTGTAActacaaattattattgtgtCATGTTTACAAACACAATCACTAACCAATACAATTACTTCTATATCCCTTTGGCGTCAATAAAATGGTAATCATCAAGTTTATATAATCTGAAGATAACTCATTAGTGCCTCTCGATACTAAGAACCAATGCCTTTTAAATTTGCCACCTGATCTCTTATTACTATTAAACCTATTGGTACACGTTATtagatatatactataataacatTGACGGAACTTATTTGAGCTAAAACAACAGTATGCAAAgtcataaaaaagaaaaaaaaaatactttttaccaCTAAACTCcatacataaaatatgacacaaaattaaacttacattacaaattacaattcttataataaatgctTAAATCTATCGTAATTATTACCATATTATTCTTTGTATATCATTAAAATCCTTCCAAATTATATCTTTTGTAAAGAATAGGTGGAATGTGATTACATTCAGCAATATGTACCACACCAATTCCCCTATAACCATATTAAACGAAGGCCGAACGAATCGCAACCTTAAAATAACATATGGGACTAGAAAATATCTGATATCTACCAGTTCTTGTAACGCTAACACTAGAAAAAGACTCATAGAATACGGTAGTAGGAATGAAATACAATTCTGATCCTTTAAATTATCGTATAAGTTGAATAATAAGAAGATGTAAGCCGGTATGGTTGCATATCTTGCGTAGTAATATTTGCCAAACCAACGGTTCCATACATAAAAGGTATAATGACGGTTATCAGCCAACAAATATGGATGTGCTATTGTATTAAATCTAacaattaatacaaacataattgCGAGCAATaggaaaaacattttatttttaaaaattatttttaatgttgaaaaTGACTTAGACAAAACATATGGCAAACCGAATACTccataaaatagtaaaaaatacagCAATTGCGGTAAATGTACTGTCATTTTATGAGCATGCTTATCACCGACCACAACCGAGCCATTCATATACAAGAATGCAATGAACGATACTAATACACTTACTTGCTGAATAATAATAAGCCAGTCCGAAAGAGGGATAAATTTAAAAGCAGTTGTAAAACATGTCGTTAGATGATACTTCAGAGCTATAAAAACATCATTAAGCCCGTAGTACCTTTTGAGTTTTGACTTGTCAATATCACGAGCAATGATTGACCGTTTGTTCAATGTTGACTTTGTTAAATGACGATTACCGAACACCCTCGAGCTTTTAATTAACATGTTTAACATCCTGTGACCTAAAACCATCGCTACCCACACCACATTTGTTTGTCTCATGGCAACACTACACATACCCgtgataaatattaaccaattgCTCTTATTAACGAAACATAAACGTGAAAAGAGTAATAGGAAAAACAACGACAATGTATCTGTGTAATACACATGGGCAAAGAAATACAAAGGCGGCAGTAACGTTAAACTTAATGCTTGCAATACAATTTTAAGAGGATTCTCGTTATGGTTGCCGTATATGAATTTTAACATTGaagagaataaaattaaattaaaacacgaTCCAATTAAGTTGATGAATCTTAGATTGTAAGTATTACATTCGAAATACGAGCCAACAGTAGCTGCAGACACTAGATAGAGTCCTGGGAGTGTTGTTATCTTGGGATCCCAatatgaaaagttttttttacaatacgcCAAGCCTTGCGGTATGTGGAATAGTTCGTCTATAACTATTTTCGATGTTTCGTATACTTTATCAAATATCAGTTTCGAATTGTAGAAATATATAGCAACTATTGTGATGAGGAGAAAGTTGTATTTCAGTGACATCTTCATTTTGTTGGaagtatttttatctaaaaagaAAAAGACATGTTTTATTACTGTAATTCCTTGTTAATAGtttcattatgaaaaaaaatgtattttaaattccatttcatattaaaattatttataagggaAAGCTAATTCATTGTttagtcattaaaaataacatatgtcctaaataacaattattttactcaTATTTGGTGATCATTGTCtatagatttaaattttactatatcGATTCGCATTACAATTAATTAGCTTAACTGATATTATAcacaaattttatgtatatacatcatccatataagaaaaaaaacgtaTGTATACTACATACAGCATTTGTAGTATACATTCATTGATGTATGATAATCAgacaggtatttatttatttcgtattttacatctttatgttaattaataattcgaaTTAGAATGAATTATATCGGAACttccaataaattataataaaaaggctTACCTTTTAAGCGATTTAGTTAATATCCAGATTAACAAACGGCACGATTATCTGACGTACCGAATTAATTCAGGATTAAAGAAACTTTTAGGTTTTTAAAACATCACAAATGACTTTAATTACGAAAACTGATAACAATTTATCATGCAGGTAAATTGTGCCCGTCCGGTGGCGGCATTTTTTGACAGTTTGAACAACCGTAGCTTTCAACTCTATCAACAAttcaacaataaatttaaactcaATATACACACtatcaatttatattgtaaCTACTTTAGTGATAAGATAtgaatcagttttttttaattattcctcTCCTTTGATCCTTATTTTGTGTgtgcaataaaattatacattatttaaattagagcCAAGCGATCATTTGTTAGgtcattttatcattattttattattgcactAATAACTATTAGTGCACGCTCTGTATCATTTTATACAAATGTTTTCGTGCATTTCAAAACGCTCAGGCCGatgttttatatatcatatatatttataaacaaacatatatatttttataaatatataattaaattttaggttTAGCTCAATTATCTCAAcatataaagtaaatgtaaaagtTCTTctttttacatgatttattttacattttattaatgtagcTATTAATTTTCTAGTAAagtgtattaaaaaacaaataaatcctaCATATTGCTTATTGCTAGTGTCTTCCAAGCTTTATACCCGAATAAATGGTCCGATATACAAACTACAATTACTTATTGTAATCAATGTGTCATTTGATAACTCAATTTTTAACGGCTAGACAACTTtgaaattttcaaacaaaaataactttacCAATACCGAACTGGTCGGATGGTGTGTTATTGTAGCttattttttgaaatgaaatgtaattatcAGTGAAAACAATGGATGCGAATAAATTTATTGCAAGCTTAAAAGCAAACGATGTAGAAAGTGATAAATATGATTTAGCTAATAGTTATAATGAGTATACCGAAATACTAGGGAAATTATCAACAAAAGATAAAAACTCGTTTTCATTGAACGTGCTGTGTACACTGTGCaggttaattttataatcatatttatatattatcttatgtgttatatttttagtcCTTAAAGAGTATGCTATATTTTAATGAACCTCTAGACtgaataaattgaattgtataGTTGCAAAGACATAGTTCTTGTTACTTAATTTAACACACGTCATCAcgtcttaaaattatttcaggAATTTGGAAAAAGTGGCCACATGGCGAGAGAGAATTGACAACAAGGAGCTCTTAAGATTGAGCATCGAATGTGTAAGGCATACACGCACTCTGGAACGACCAGAGCAAGTTAAGACGCTGGCATGTATATACcatgtacataaatatgtagTTAAGcaggtaaatattgtttttatttatcaatacttgTCTTAG
This genomic window contains:
- the LOC126779706 gene encoding LOW QUALITY PROTEIN: putative Dol-P-Glc:Glc(2)Man(9)GlcNAc(2)-PP-Dol alpha-1,2-glucosyltransferase (The sequence of the model RefSeq protein was modified relative to this genomic sequence to represent the inferred CDS: deleted 1 base in 1 codon); translation: SASSVLVSFIAFLYMNGSVVVGDKHAHKMTVHLPQLLYFLLFYGVFGLPYVLSKSFSTLKIIFKNKMFFLLLAIMFVLIVRFNTIAHPYLLADNRHYTFYVWNRWFGKYYYARYATIPAYIFLLFNLYDNLKDQNCISFLLPYSMSLFLVLALQELVDIRYFLVPYVILRLRFVRPSFNMVIGELVWYILLNVITFHLFFTKDIIWKDFNDIQRIIW